Proteins co-encoded in one Chlorogloeopsis sp. ULAP01 genomic window:
- a CDS encoding CheR family methyltransferase, whose amino-acid sequence MYIQSEWFPSQSGRILRVLSIPCSTGEEPYSIAMSLLEVGLSSTKVHIDAVDISKHCLRIAQRGMYNKNSFRGSNLYFQERYFQPTQTGYQLCEQVRNMVNFIHDNLAAANFLAGMQPYDVVFCRNLLIYFNWATKQHTIKVLEKLLTQGGLLSVGHAEAGLLLNTRFTPVRYPGAFTYRKSTVSPVSLPYGNRNFAKSHRASDQKKSIPDKLSSQLSVNIETQNLVKDSETNFLETAKIIADQGKLDEANQLCQHYLSQNPDCAEAYVLLGQVQQAMGQDEQAAQSFRKAIYLQPSHQDALIHLALLRENQGDVGSATLLWRRIQRMQK is encoded by the coding sequence ATTTACATCCAGTCTGAATGGTTTCCATCCCAATCTGGGCGCATTCTGCGAGTTCTCAGCATACCTTGTTCCACAGGTGAAGAGCCGTATTCAATCGCTATGTCTTTGTTAGAAGTTGGTTTGAGTTCTACCAAAGTTCATATTGATGCCGTTGATATTAGTAAACACTGTCTGCGGATTGCTCAAAGAGGAATGTACAACAAGAACTCATTTCGTGGCAGCAATCTCTATTTTCAGGAGCGCTACTTTCAACCAACACAGACAGGATATCAACTGTGCGAACAAGTGAGAAACATGGTTAATTTTATCCACGATAATTTAGCTGCTGCTAATTTTCTAGCTGGAATGCAGCCTTATGATGTTGTCTTTTGCCGCAACTTGCTGATTTATTTCAATTGGGCAACTAAACAGCACACTATTAAAGTTTTAGAAAAATTGCTTACCCAAGGAGGGTTGTTGTCTGTGGGGCATGCAGAAGCTGGATTGCTGCTTAATACTAGATTTACTCCAGTTCGTTACCCCGGAGCTTTTACCTATCGTAAGTCAACTGTGTCTCCTGTTTCGCTACCATACGGCAACAGAAATTTTGCCAAAAGTCATCGTGCCAGCGATCAGAAAAAATCCATCCCAGATAAACTTTCTTCCCAGCTAAGTGTCAATATAGAAACTCAAAATCTCGTAAAAGATTCCGAGACGAACTTCTTAGAAACAGCAAAAATAATAGCCGATCAAGGTAAGTTAGACGAGGCAAATCAATTATGTCAACACTATCTTAGCCAAAATCCTGATTGTGCCGAGGCATATGTCCTGTTGGGGCAGGTGCAGCAAGCAATGGGGCAAGATGAACAAGCTGCACAGTCTTTTCGCAAGGCAATCTATCTGCAACCTTCGCATCAAGATGCACTCATTCATCTGGCATTACTTAGGGAAAATCAGGGAGACGTGGGTAGCGCAACTCTCTTATGGCGACGAATTCAGCGAATGCAGAAATAG
- a CDS encoding type II toxin-antitoxin system HicA family toxin, with the protein MGRLAGFSYKKIIKILKSFGLVFHRQAAGSHEIWFNPDTKRYTTIPNHSGDMPEGTLRAILGQAGIYPDEFIERS; encoded by the coding sequence ATGGGTAGATTGGCTGGGTTTAGCTACAAAAAGATCATTAAAATTTTGAAATCTTTCGGTTTGGTTTTTCACCGTCAAGCAGCAGGAAGCCACGAAATCTGGTTTAATCCAGACACAAAGCGTTATACAACAATTCCTAACCATTCTGGTGATATGCCAGAAGGAACGTTACGTGCGATTCTAGGACAAGCTGGTATTTATCCAGATGAATTTATTGAGCGTTCTTAG
- a CDS encoding chemotaxis protein CheW, translated as MLFLLLNIENERYALESQQVVEILPLVVLKSVPHAPDYVAGIFNYRGQIVTVIDMCYMIHKNPCPDYLSTRIVLVNYRGNNGVGVSESQAPHILGLMAQRVVEMLQVPDAELVDANIQVGSAPYLGKIILNDHKMIQCILIEHLLSEASQVYFLPEKHNIGLLETLNQ; from the coding sequence ATGTTATTTTTACTACTAAATATAGAAAATGAACGTTACGCGCTGGAAAGTCAGCAAGTTGTAGAAATTTTACCGCTTGTCGTCCTCAAATCGGTACCTCATGCACCCGATTATGTAGCTGGTATTTTTAACTATCGAGGGCAAATTGTGACGGTGATAGATATGTGTTATATGATACATAAAAACCCCTGTCCCGATTATTTGAGTACTCGGATCGTACTAGTCAATTATCGAGGAAACAATGGAGTTGGTGTCTCAGAATCTCAAGCTCCCCATATTTTAGGTTTGATGGCACAAAGAGTAGTCGAAATGTTACAGGTGCCGGATGCTGAGTTGGTTGATGCAAATATTCAGGTGGGTTCAGCACCTTACCTGGGCAAGATCATATTAAATGACCACAAGATGATTCAGTGTATCCTAATCGAACATTTATTATCAGAGGCGTCTCAAGTTTATTTCTTGCCAGAAAAGCACAACATCGGATTGCTTGAAACATTAAACCAATGA
- the groL gene encoding chaperonin GroEL (60 kDa chaperone family; promotes refolding of misfolded polypeptides especially under stressful conditions; forms two stacked rings of heptamers to form a barrel-shaped 14mer; ends can be capped by GroES; misfolded proteins enter the barrel where they are refolded when GroES binds), translating into MAKRIIYNENARRALERGMDILAEAVAVTLGPKGRNVVLEKKFGAPQIVNDGVTIAKEIELEDHVENTGVSLIRQAASKTNDAAGDGTTTATVLAHAVVKEGLRNVAAGANAILLKRGIDKATNFLVEKIKEHARPVEDSKAIAQVGAISAGNDEEVGQMIAEAMDKVGKEGVISLEEGKSMTTELEITEGMRFDKGYISPYFATDAERMEAIFDEPFILLTDKKIALVQDLVPVLEQVARAGRPLVIIAEDIEKEALATLVVNRLRGVLNVAAVKAPGFGDRRKAMLEDIAILTGGQVITEDAGLKLENAKLDSLGKARRITITKDNTTIVAEGNEQAVKARVEQIRRQMEETESSYDKEKLQERLAKLAGGVAVVKVGAATETEMKDKKLRLEDAINATKAAVEEGIVPGGGTTLAHLSPQLEEWANSNLKGEELTGALIVARALAAPLKRIAENAGQNGAVIAERVKEKEFNVGYDAAKNEFVDLFTAGIVDPAKVTRSALQNAASIAGMVLTTECIVVDKPEPKDNAPAGAGAGMGGGDFDY; encoded by the coding sequence ATGGCAAAGCGCATTATTTACAACGAAAACGCTCGTCGCGCCTTAGAAAGAGGCATGGATATCCTGGCTGAGGCAGTAGCTGTTACCCTCGGTCCTAAAGGTCGTAACGTAGTACTAGAGAAGAAGTTTGGCGCACCACAAATCGTTAATGATGGTGTAACCATTGCCAAAGAAATTGAATTAGAAGATCACGTTGAAAACACTGGTGTTTCTTTGATTCGCCAGGCTGCTTCCAAGACCAACGATGCTGCTGGTGATGGTACCACCACTGCTACTGTTTTGGCACACGCAGTAGTAAAAGAAGGCTTGCGTAACGTTGCAGCTGGCGCAAACGCTATTCTGCTCAAGCGCGGTATTGATAAAGCTACTAACTTCTTGGTAGAAAAAATCAAAGAACACGCCCGTCCCGTTGAAGATTCCAAAGCTATTGCTCAAGTAGGTGCCATCTCGGCTGGTAACGACGAAGAAGTTGGCCAGATGATTGCCGAAGCAATGGATAAGGTAGGCAAAGAAGGTGTAATTTCCCTAGAAGAAGGGAAGTCTATGACCACCGAATTGGAAATTACTGAAGGGATGCGCTTTGACAAAGGCTACATCTCTCCCTACTTCGCCACCGACGCAGAGCGGATGGAAGCAATCTTCGATGAGCCTTTCATACTGCTCACCGATAAGAAAATTGCCTTGGTACAAGACCTCGTACCCGTTCTAGAGCAAGTAGCTCGTGCTGGTCGTCCTTTAGTAATTATCGCCGAAGATATCGAGAAAGAAGCTTTAGCAACCCTGGTAGTTAACCGCTTGCGTGGTGTCCTCAACGTGGCTGCGGTGAAGGCTCCTGGTTTTGGCGATCGCCGCAAAGCAATGCTCGAAGACATTGCGATTTTAACTGGCGGTCAAGTCATCACCGAAGATGCTGGACTGAAGTTAGAAAACGCCAAGCTGGATTCTTTGGGTAAAGCTCGTCGCATCACCATCACCAAAGACAACACCACTATTGTTGCGGAAGGTAACGAACAAGCTGTTAAAGCTCGCGTCGAGCAAATTCGCCGTCAAATGGAAGAAACAGAATCTTCCTACGACAAAGAAAAATTGCAAGAGCGTCTGGCTAAGTTAGCTGGTGGTGTAGCTGTCGTCAAGGTTGGCGCTGCTACCGAAACCGAAATGAAAGATAAGAAGTTGCGCCTAGAAGACGCCATCAACGCTACCAAAGCTGCGGTAGAAGAAGGTATCGTTCCTGGTGGTGGTACAACTCTGGCTCACCTCTCTCCCCAACTCGAAGAGTGGGCAAACAGCAACCTTAAGGGTGAAGAATTGACTGGTGCGTTGATCGTAGCTCGCGCTCTGGCTGCTCCCCTGAAGCGTATTGCTGAAAACGCCGGTCAGAATGGCGCTGTGATTGCCGAGCGCGTGAAAGAGAAAGAGTTCAACGTTGGCTACGATGCTGCTAAGAACGAGTTTGTTGACTTGTTTACTGCTGGTATCGTCGATCCTGCGAAAGTGACTCGTTCTGCTCTGCAAAACGCAGCTTCCATCGCTGGTATGGTGTTGACAACTGAGTGTATCGTTGTTGACAAGCCTGAACCCAAGGACAATGCTCCTGCTGGTGCCGGCGCTGGCATGGGTGGCGGCGACTTCGATTACTAA
- a CDS encoding hybrid sensor histidine kinase/response regulator yields MNKELDFSNFSLLDLFSMEVKAQVAAMNNSLLALERNPHPKAELAALMRAAHSIKGAARIVQMDNVVSLVHTMEDCFAAAQAGKICLNPDAIDVFLQGADMLLHIAEVCITNPNIDRELQIQSLIAEITQLQTHEVVPLLSSQILNVPDSSVTDIYPLPTTDLVTQLPPAANEIPQSSHSLSAPTTTEELRTNYNSVMRVSTDNLNHLMALAGESLVEANWLEPFANSLLQLKGSQTELSGLLEKLEVLLSQQGINSHVKEILSLARQKASECRQILGDRQNELELFSQRSVNLADHLYRQVVTTRMCQFEEGGQGFPRMVRDVAKKLGKQVNLEIIGKSTLLDRDILERLEAPLTQILRNAIDHGIESPQERLAAGKKEVGTIRVEVLHRAGMLFIAVSDDGRGIEPEILRQEIVNKQLTNAEMAVQLSEAELMEFLFLPGFSTAKNVTEISGRGVGLDIAYSTVRQLGGIMRAISSVGNGMTFSLQLPLTLSVIRTLLVEIANEPYAFGLTHIERVVVLSRSDIQLSENQPFFMLNHQPVQLISAHQVLELPSSPTHSEWLSAIILSDRQSIYGLVIDRFLGERNLVVRPLNPRLGKVPNISAASLMDDGSPVLIVDVEDLVRSIAKVLSTKQINQVNQSHHQAITTTYKRILVVDDSITVREMERKLLENKGYKVEVAVNGIDAWNTVRSGDYDLVVTDIDMPRMNGFELTSQIKTHANLKHTPVIIVSYKDREEDRLQGLEVGADYYLTKSHFHDNRLVQAVIDLIGEA; encoded by the coding sequence ATGAACAAAGAATTAGACTTTAGCAATTTTTCCTTACTTGATTTATTCAGTATGGAAGTCAAGGCTCAGGTTGCTGCCATGAATAATAGCCTGTTGGCACTGGAGAGGAACCCCCACCCCAAAGCAGAACTAGCAGCTTTAATGCGGGCAGCCCACTCGATCAAAGGAGCAGCACGAATTGTCCAGATGGATAATGTAGTCTCTCTTGTGCATACGATGGAAGACTGTTTTGCCGCAGCTCAAGCAGGTAAAATTTGTCTGAATCCCGATGCTATTGATGTGTTTTTGCAAGGAGCAGATATGCTCTTGCATATAGCTGAGGTTTGTATCACGAACCCCAATATTGATCGAGAACTGCAAATTCAATCCCTGATCGCAGAAATTACTCAGCTCCAAACTCACGAGGTAGTACCCCTTCTTTCTAGCCAAATTTTAAATGTTCCCGATTCTTCTGTCACAGATATTTATCCATTACCGACAACAGATTTAGTCACCCAGTTGCCACCAGCCGCGAATGAGATTCCCCAAAGTAGTCACTCTTTATCTGCACCCACCACCACTGAAGAATTACGGACTAACTACAACTCAGTTATGCGCGTGAGTACCGACAATCTCAATCACTTAATGGCATTAGCGGGAGAGTCGTTAGTTGAAGCAAACTGGTTAGAGCCATTTGCCAACTCTTTATTGCAATTGAAAGGTTCTCAGACAGAGTTGTCTGGTTTATTAGAAAAGTTAGAGGTATTGCTAAGTCAACAGGGTATTAACAGCCATGTCAAAGAAATTTTAAGTCTGGCGCGTCAAAAAGCTAGCGAATGTCGCCAAATCTTAGGCGATCGCCAAAATGAATTGGAATTGTTTTCCCAACGTTCTGTCAACCTTGCCGATCACTTGTATCGGCAAGTCGTCACCACTCGGATGTGTCAGTTTGAGGAGGGAGGACAAGGTTTTCCCCGCATGGTGCGCGATGTGGCAAAAAAGTTGGGCAAACAAGTGAACTTAGAAATTATCGGCAAGTCTACCTTGTTGGATCGAGATATTCTCGAACGCCTAGAAGCACCACTCACCCAGATCCTGCGAAATGCGATCGATCACGGTATTGAGTCACCTCAGGAACGTTTAGCAGCAGGTAAAAAAGAAGTAGGCACAATCCGAGTTGAAGTTCTCCATCGCGCCGGAATGCTGTTTATTGCCGTCAGCGATGATGGGCGGGGAATTGAACCAGAAATTTTGCGTCAAGAAATTGTCAATAAACAATTGACAAATGCAGAAATGGCTGTTCAACTCTCAGAAGCAGAACTGATGGAATTTCTATTTCTACCCGGTTTTTCCACTGCCAAGAACGTGACTGAGATTTCTGGGCGGGGGGTAGGGCTGGATATTGCCTATAGTACTGTGCGCCAATTAGGCGGAATTATGCGGGCTATTTCCTCTGTGGGAAATGGCATGACTTTTTCTTTGCAATTGCCGCTAACGCTGTCTGTGATTCGTACCCTGCTAGTGGAAATTGCTAACGAACCCTATGCATTTGGATTGACTCATATTGAGCGAGTAGTGGTTTTATCTAGATCTGATATTCAGTTATCAGAAAATCAGCCCTTTTTTATGCTCAATCATCAGCCCGTGCAATTAATCTCTGCACATCAAGTTTTGGAATTGCCATCATCTCCTACCCATTCTGAATGGCTGAGTGCGATCATACTTAGCGATCGCCAAAGTATTTATGGATTGGTTATTGATCGGTTTTTGGGTGAGCGCAATTTAGTAGTACGTCCTTTAAACCCGCGTTTGGGCAAAGTTCCCAACATTAGTGCTGCTTCTTTGATGGACGATGGTTCTCCAGTATTGATTGTAGATGTGGAGGATTTGGTACGTTCTATTGCCAAAGTTCTCTCTACCAAACAAATCAATCAAGTCAATCAGTCTCACCATCAAGCTATTACCACAACCTACAAGCGAATACTAGTGGTTGATGATTCGATCACAGTCCGCGAAATGGAACGCAAACTCTTAGAAAACAAAGGTTACAAAGTTGAAGTTGCCGTCAATGGTATCGATGCTTGGAACACGGTACGCAGTGGAGATTATGACTTAGTGGTGACTGATATTGATATGCCCCGCATGAATGGCTTTGAACTTACAAGCCAGATTAAAACCCATGCTAATTTGAAGCATACTCCTGTGATTATTGTTTCATACAAAGACCGAGAAGAAGACCGACTGCAAGGATTAGAAGTAGGTGCAGATTATTATCTAACCAAGAGCCACTTTCATGATAATAGACTGGTGCAAGCAGTGATTGACTTGATTGGAGAGGCTTAA
- a CDS encoding ATP-binding protein yields the protein MHLQTQTLDRVSKKVVKPLTHDKSQSQNSQSFLSVLDLNIPAVTVLLIDDQVIIGEAIRRIMEPETDISLHFISEPTQAIQKAIEISPTVILLDLVMPEIDGLMLLRWFRVHPATQDIPIVMLSSQKESLVKADAFATGANDYLIKLPDSVELIARIRYHSRAYNNLKALTHTTTTAQLQAQQLENTLQELKAAQMQLVQTEKMSSLGRMLAGITHEINNPINFIHGNFQHLNNYIEYLLNLIKLYQKEYSHTSNDIEEYITENNLDFIIEDAPKILSSMKLGTERIREIVKSLRNFSRLDNSEKIAVNINDGIDSNLLILSHRYKGKIAVHKKYEDLPLVECYPAQLNQVFMNIISNAIDALLEQEEQENKHILIQTETIDEKYIRVIIQDNGPGIELENQSKIFEPFFTTKPVNKGTGIGLAISGQIIDKHQGKIFVKSEPAYGTEFIIEIPIKID from the coding sequence ATGCATCTGCAAACACAAACCTTAGATAGGGTATCTAAGAAAGTAGTAAAACCATTAACACATGATAAAAGTCAATCACAAAATTCGCAAAGTTTTTTATCTGTTTTAGACCTTAATATACCAGCAGTAACAGTTCTGCTCATCGACGATCAAGTAATTATCGGTGAGGCTATCCGTAGAATAATGGAGCCAGAAACAGATATTTCCCTGCACTTCATTAGTGAACCTACTCAGGCAATTCAAAAGGCCATAGAGATTTCCCCTACAGTAATTCTTCTGGATCTAGTGATGCCAGAAATCGATGGATTAATGCTGTTGCGTTGGTTTCGAGTTCATCCAGCAACTCAGGACATTCCAATCGTCATGTTATCTAGTCAAAAAGAATCACTGGTAAAAGCAGATGCGTTTGCTACAGGCGCAAATGATTATCTGATCAAATTACCTGATTCAGTAGAGCTAATAGCCCGTATTCGCTATCATTCCAGAGCATATAACAATCTCAAAGCACTCACTCATACAACTACTACTGCCCAACTTCAAGCACAGCAATTAGAGAATACTTTACAGGAATTAAAAGCAGCCCAGATGCAATTGGTTCAAACTGAGAAAATGTCGAGTTTGGGCAGGATGTTAGCAGGAATAACTCATGAAATTAATAATCCTATTAACTTTATTCATGGTAATTTCCAACATCTAAATAACTATATTGAATATCTACTAAATTTAATTAAACTCTATCAAAAAGAATATTCCCATACATCTAATGATATTGAGGAGTATATTACAGAAAATAATCTTGATTTTATTATTGAAGATGCTCCCAAAATACTTTCATCAATGAAGTTAGGGACTGAACGCATTCGTGAAATAGTTAAGTCATTACGAAATTTTTCACGATTAGACAACTCTGAAAAAATAGCAGTTAATATTAATGACGGTATCGATAGTAATTTATTAATTTTAAGCCATCGTTATAAAGGAAAAATAGCAGTTCATAAGAAATACGAAGATTTACCATTAGTTGAATGTTATCCAGCCCAACTTAACCAGGTATTTATGAATATTATTAGTAATGCGATCGATGCTTTGCTAGAGCAAGAAGAACAAGAAAATAAACACATTTTGATTCAGACGGAAACAATTGATGAAAAATATATTAGAGTTATAATTCAAGACAATGGGCCGGGAATTGAGCTAGAAAACCAAAGTAAAATCTTCGAGCCATTTTTTACGACTAAGCCAGTAAATAAAGGCACAGGCATAGGATTAGCAATTAGCGGTCAAATTATTGATAAGCATCAGGGCAAAATTTTCGTTAAGTCTGAACCTGCATACGGAACCGAATTTATCATTGAAATTCCAATAAAAATAGATTAA
- the groES gene encoding co-chaperone GroES, whose amino-acid sequence MAAVSLSVSTVKPLGDRVFVKVSASEEKTAGGLYLPDTAKEKPQVGEVVAVGDGKVKDDGGRQPMDVKVGDKVLYSKYAGTDIKLGTDEYVLLSEKDILAIVS is encoded by the coding sequence ATGGCAGCTGTATCTCTAAGCGTTTCTACCGTTAAACCTTTGGGCGATCGCGTTTTTGTGAAAGTGAGCGCCTCTGAAGAAAAAACCGCAGGCGGACTGTATTTACCCGATACTGCAAAAGAAAAGCCCCAAGTAGGCGAAGTAGTTGCAGTTGGTGATGGTAAAGTCAAAGACGATGGCGGCCGTCAGCCAATGGATGTAAAGGTAGGAGACAAAGTCCTTTACTCCAAGTATGCCGGTACCGACATCAAACTGGGTACCGATGAATATGTACTACTTTCAGAAAAAGACATTTTGGCGATCGTTTCGTAG
- a CDS encoding DUF1902 domain-containing protein has translation MERIVNLHIEKLPEGVYLATSDEIQGLVVQGQTVTETLEIARDVARKLLEAQSQNQELDDLQPIADQFNYPLIVGQ, from the coding sequence ATGGAAAGAATAGTTAACCTACACATCGAAAAATTACCAGAAGGCGTTTACTTAGCAACATCAGACGAAATTCAAGGTTTAGTTGTCCAAGGACAGACAGTTACTGAAACTTTAGAAATTGCCCGTGATGTAGCACGTAAGTTGCTAGAAGCACAATCTCAGAATCAAGAACTAGATGATTTGCAACCAATAGCCGATCAGTTTAACTATCCTTTGATTGTGGGTCAGTAG
- a CDS encoding chemotaxis protein CheW — translation MIFRLQQEWLALSAQVLKETTPPKVIHSLPHRSNQILWGLVNIRGELHMCISLSHFLNLENSDRPGATISPVVYQRMVVIEQAGNAWVFAVDELYGLHKFHQYELKNAPNSLTATSQTYAKGLFTWHTRSVTYLDEELIFATLARKVLP, via the coding sequence GTGATTTTTCGCCTGCAACAAGAATGGCTAGCTCTATCTGCCCAAGTTTTGAAGGAAACTACCCCACCCAAGGTAATTCATTCTTTACCTCATCGCAGCAACCAGATTCTATGGGGATTGGTGAATATCCGAGGTGAGTTGCATATGTGTATCTCATTAAGCCACTTTCTAAATTTAGAAAATAGCGATCGCCCAGGAGCAACAATCAGCCCAGTAGTTTATCAACGCATGGTGGTAATAGAACAAGCGGGTAATGCTTGGGTGTTTGCTGTGGATGAACTCTACGGATTACATAAATTTCACCAATATGAGTTAAAAAACGCTCCTAATTCTCTAACAGCCACAAGTCAAACTTATGCCAAAGGCTTATTCACCTGGCATACTCGCAGCGTTACCTATCTAGATGAAGAACTTATATTTGCCACCTTGGCGAGAAAGGTGCTGCCATGA
- a CDS encoding chemotaxis response regulator protein-glutamate methylesterase — MRIAIVNDTLMAVETMRRIVKKQPNYKLAWVAYDGVEAVGKCAADTPDLILMDVLMPRMDGVEATKRIMSQSPCAILMVTASINRYAAQVFEAIGYGALDAINTPVWSYDFSPENNYGLLQKIATIARLLGKSSRQQLLCSTASAPSHNLNQLPPLIVIGASTGGPRALTTILSQFSQQNFQAAILIVQHLDAQFAPSLANWLNEQTSLSVRLASVGCLPEPGKVLVAGTNHHLMMRPNLTLDYSQEPVDCFYRPSVDVFFSSVARHWTNKGIGILLTGMGGDGARGLSLLRQAGWHTIAQDEKTCVVYGMPKAAVDLGAAIEVLPVEAIASTCVKYLSIY, encoded by the coding sequence ATGAGGATTGCCATCGTTAACGATACGCTCATGGCAGTGGAGACAATGCGTCGGATAGTCAAAAAACAGCCAAATTACAAGTTGGCGTGGGTTGCCTACGATGGTGTAGAAGCTGTCGGGAAATGTGCAGCAGATACCCCCGATTTAATTTTGATGGATGTACTCATGCCCAGAATGGATGGAGTAGAAGCCACAAAACGAATTATGAGCCAATCTCCTTGTGCAATTTTGATGGTAACTGCTAGTATTAATCGCTATGCAGCTCAAGTTTTTGAGGCGATCGGTTATGGAGCTTTAGACGCGATCAATACACCTGTATGGAGTTACGATTTTTCGCCTGAGAATAATTATGGATTATTGCAGAAAATAGCCACTATCGCCCGATTACTTGGTAAATCTTCGCGCCAGCAATTGTTATGTAGCACAGCGTCTGCACCTAGCCACAATCTCAACCAACTGCCTCCACTGATTGTAATTGGTGCTTCCACTGGTGGCCCTAGAGCATTAACAACAATTCTTTCTCAATTTTCCCAGCAGAATTTTCAGGCTGCAATCCTTATTGTCCAGCACCTAGATGCCCAGTTTGCACCAAGTTTGGCTAACTGGTTGAACGAACAAACTTCTTTATCAGTTAGGCTTGCATCTGTTGGCTGTTTGCCAGAACCAGGAAAAGTTTTGGTTGCTGGTACAAACCATCATTTGATGATGCGTCCAAACTTGACGCTTGACTATAGCCAAGAACCTGTTGATTGTTTTTACCGCCCATCAGTTGATGTTTTCTTCAGCAGTGTAGCTAGGCATTGGACAAACAAGGGAATTGGCATACTGCTAACAGGCATGGGTGGGGATGGTGCTCGCGGTTTAAGCTTATTGCGGCAAGCAGGTTGGCATACCATTGCCCAAGACGAAAAAACTTGCGTTGTTTATGGTATGCCCAAAGCAGCAGTAGATTTAGGAGCAGCAATAGAAGTTTTGCCTGTGGAAGCGATCGCCTCAACCTGTGTCAAATATTTATCTATTTACTAA
- a CDS encoding response regulator transcription factor, with protein sequence MDLSATSATAMKEPSMKDHKRLLLIDDDPNLILLVKDYLEFRGYEVITAENGREALEILEQDIPDMIICDVMMPEMDGYTFVEQVRQNERTSWIPVLFLSAKGQSADRVKGLNKGADVYMVKPFEPEELVAQVESSLKQTIRWKEHQAKGGENGSRIQVPFDVQLTPTELKVVQFVARGLANREIAEELNVSQRTVESHVSNMLGKTNLHNRTELARWAIENQMA encoded by the coding sequence ATGGATCTAAGCGCGACAAGTGCCACTGCTATGAAAGAACCCAGCATGAAAGATCACAAACGACTTCTACTCATTGATGATGACCCCAACCTGATTTTGCTGGTGAAGGATTACTTGGAATTTCGGGGATATGAAGTCATCACCGCAGAAAATGGTCGAGAAGCTCTGGAAATTTTAGAGCAGGATATTCCAGACATGATCATTTGTGACGTGATGATGCCGGAAATGGACGGTTATACTTTTGTAGAGCAAGTCCGGCAAAACGAACGCACCAGTTGGATTCCCGTTTTATTCCTTTCGGCTAAGGGACAAAGCGCAGACCGAGTTAAAGGTCTGAATAAAGGTGCTGATGTATACATGGTCAAGCCCTTTGAGCCTGAGGAACTAGTAGCACAGGTAGAATCTTCTCTAAAGCAAACCATTCGTTGGAAAGAACATCAGGCAAAAGGAGGGGAGAATGGCTCCCGTATCCAAGTTCCCTTCGATGTACAACTAACCCCCACAGAATTAAAAGTGGTGCAGTTTGTTGCCAGGGGTTTAGCAAACCGCGAAATTGCTGAAGAATTAAATGTCAGTCAGCGTACAGTTGAAAGCCATGTGTCCAATATGTTGGGCAAAACCAATCTACACAACCGCACTGAACTAGCGCGGTGGGCGATTGAAAATCAAATGGCATAA